A single region of the Dehalococcoides mccartyi genome encodes:
- the leuB gene encoding 3-isopropylmalate dehydrogenase, with protein sequence MDFKLTVLPGDGIGPEVMAEGLKVLNAVAKKYKHTFEYQYGLIGGCCIDKEGVALSPTTLAMCKKSDAVLLAAVGDPRFDDPKLPVHPEDGLLALRRGLGLFANIRPVKVAPSLINSAPVKAEIIKSTDFIFIRELTGGVYFAKPKKRWTTPSGIRKATDSMTYSEKEIERIVRVGFELARSRKKKLVSVDKANVLLSSRLWRQVVIELAKDYPDVTVEHILVDACAMKLILAPTYFDVIVTENMFGDILTDEASMLAGSMGMLPSASLAGIPAKGTKTFGLYEPIHGSAPTIAKQNIANPIATILSIAMMLRYSCGLEAEAAEIEAAVDKVLAAGYATIDIFKKGNTKLGTAEMGSQIAKTIGG encoded by the coding sequence TTGGATTTCAAACTGACAGTTCTGCCCGGTGACGGCATAGGCCCGGAAGTTATGGCCGAAGGCCTAAAGGTGCTTAATGCTGTTGCCAAAAAATACAAACATACTTTTGAATATCAGTACGGTCTTATTGGCGGCTGCTGCATAGACAAAGAGGGGGTGGCACTCAGTCCGACAACGCTGGCCATGTGCAAAAAGTCTGATGCCGTTTTACTGGCAGCCGTAGGTGACCCCCGCTTTGATGACCCCAAATTGCCGGTTCACCCTGAAGACGGTTTGCTGGCCTTAAGACGCGGCCTTGGTCTTTTTGCCAATATCCGCCCGGTCAAGGTGGCTCCTTCGCTGATAAATTCCGCTCCCGTAAAAGCCGAAATAATAAAAAGCACTGACTTTATATTTATACGAGAATTGACGGGTGGTGTTTATTTTGCCAAGCCGAAAAAACGCTGGACTACACCTTCGGGCATCCGCAAAGCTACTGACAGCATGACCTACTCCGAAAAGGAGATTGAACGAATTGTGCGTGTTGGCTTTGAATTGGCACGAAGCCGCAAAAAGAAACTGGTCAGCGTAGACAAAGCCAATGTGCTGCTGTCTTCACGCTTGTGGCGGCAGGTAGTTATAGAACTAGCAAAAGATTATCCTGATGTAACAGTGGAACATATACTGGTTGATGCCTGTGCCATGAAATTGATACTTGCACCCACATATTTTGATGTTATTGTGACTGAAAATATGTTTGGCGATATTTTAACAGACGAAGCCTCCATGCTAGCAGGATCTATGGGCATGCTGCCCTCTGCCTCTTTGGCAGGCATACCGGCAAAAGGCACTAAAACTTTCGGCCTTTACGAACCTATTCACGGCAGTGCACCCACTATTGCTAAACAAAATATTGCCAACCCCATTGCCACCATTTTAAGCATAGCCATGATGCTTCGCTATTCCTGCGGGCTGGAGGCCGAAGCTGCTGAAATCGAGGCGGCGGTTGACAAGGTTCTAGCGGCTGGTTATGCTACGATAGATATATTTAAAAAGGGCAACACCAAGCTCGGTACAGCCGAGATGGGCAGCCAGATAGCTAAAACGATAGGAGGCTAA
- the ilvN gene encoding acetolactate synthase small subunit, with protein MSPTKHTIVALVEDRPGVLNRMASLFRRRGFNIDSIAVGRSETPGFSRMTIVVDGANTMVEQVRKQLDKVVDVVKVSDITGQDIICRELALIKVKSTPANRSEIMQIVDIFRAKIVDVASDSLTVEVTGDEEKVNSLYNLLRAFGIKEITRTGRIAMTRGGLATATELQSSKELKTKE; from the coding sequence ATGTCCCCGACGAAGCATACCATAGTAGCTTTAGTTGAAGACAGGCCCGGCGTATTAAACCGCATGGCCAGCCTTTTCAGACGGCGTGGTTTTAATATTGACAGCATTGCAGTCGGACGTAGCGAAACGCCGGGTTTTTCCCGTATGACCATTGTGGTTGACGGGGCAAATACCATGGTTGAGCAAGTACGCAAACAGCTTGATAAAGTAGTAGACGTGGTCAAGGTTTCAGATATTACCGGGCAGGATATTATCTGCCGCGAACTGGCCCTCATAAAAGTGAAATCCACTCCGGCCAACCGCAGTGAAATAATGCAGATTGTAGATATTTTCAGGGCAAAGATAGTGGATGTAGCTTCCGACTCGCTGACAGTGGAAGTAACCGGAGATGAAGAAAAAGTAAATTCGCTATATAATCTGTTACGTGCATTTGGTATAAAGGAAATAACCCGCACCGGCCGTATTGCCATGACGCGCGGCGGGCTTGCTACCGCTACTGAATTGCAATCATCTAAAGAATTAAAAACAAAAGAGTAG
- a CDS encoding RtcB family protein, with amino-acid sequence MTSPWQGILKKIDDYRWEIPQNYKVGMKVPGLVYASEHMLNQIWEEHAIEQIANVAFLPGITGKSMAMPDIHWGYGFPIGGVAATRISDGVISPGGVGFDINCGTRLLRTNLCVEEVQPKINELLNGLFDKIPSGVGTGGNIKLSLTDIDNVMTRGGSWALEKGMGEAEDVKLTEESGSLSGANPDEVSIKAKTRGSSQLGTLGSGNHFLEVQVVDEIFDTEVADVFGVQQTGQVLFLIHTGSRGLGHQVCTDYVQLLNEMSKKYGINLPDRQLACAPLKSEDGQDYLAAMACAANYAWANRQCITQWAREVFMKIFEKGPRDLGMSQIYDVAHNIAKIEEHTVDGKIQNVCVHRKGATRSFPAGRPEIPAVYRKVGQPVIIPGDMGRYSYVAVGTETAMHETFGSTCHGAGRILSRGAAKKTASGAQLIDTLKTQGISIRVGDIGSLVEEASEAYKDVADVVEVTHKAGIARNIFKTRPLGVIKG; translated from the coding sequence ATGACCAGCCCGTGGCAGGGAATACTAAAAAAAATAGATGATTACCGTTGGGAAATTCCTCAAAACTACAAAGTAGGTATGAAAGTGCCCGGTCTGGTATATGCCAGTGAGCATATGCTTAACCAAATATGGGAGGAGCATGCTATAGAGCAGATTGCCAATGTAGCTTTCTTGCCTGGCATTACCGGCAAGTCTATGGCGATGCCTGATATACACTGGGGGTATGGATTTCCTATTGGAGGGGTGGCTGCTACCCGAATAAGTGATGGAGTAATCTCACCGGGTGGTGTAGGTTTTGATATAAACTGCGGAACCCGCCTTTTGAGGACGAACCTGTGCGTGGAAGAAGTGCAGCCAAAGATAAACGAACTTTTAAATGGACTTTTTGACAAAATACCCTCCGGTGTGGGTACTGGCGGTAATATAAAACTAAGCCTGACCGATATTGATAATGTAATGACCCGCGGTGGGAGCTGGGCTTTGGAAAAAGGTATGGGCGAAGCCGAAGATGTTAAACTGACGGAAGAATCCGGCAGCTTGTCCGGTGCGAACCCTGACGAAGTTTCCATTAAAGCCAAGACCAGAGGTTCTTCCCAGCTGGGTACACTGGGTTCAGGCAACCACTTTTTGGAAGTGCAGGTTGTAGATGAAATATTTGACACTGAAGTGGCAGATGTATTTGGAGTTCAGCAAACAGGGCAAGTGCTTTTTCTTATCCACACCGGTTCGCGGGGTTTGGGACATCAGGTATGCACTGATTACGTACAGCTGTTAAACGAGATGTCTAAAAAGTATGGCATAAATTTACCTGACCGTCAGCTGGCCTGTGCCCCGTTAAAATCAGAAGATGGTCAGGATTATCTGGCAGCGATGGCATGTGCCGCTAATTATGCTTGGGCTAACCGCCAGTGCATTACCCAGTGGGCACGTGAAGTATTTATGAAAATATTTGAAAAAGGCCCGCGTGATTTAGGTATGAGCCAGATATACGATGTAGCCCATAATATTGCCAAGATAGAGGAACATACGGTAGACGGTAAAATTCAAAATGTGTGTGTCCATCGCAAAGGTGCTACCCGCTCTTTCCCTGCCGGGCGGCCTGAAATACCAGCTGTTTACCGAAAAGTAGGGCAGCCTGTTATAATACCCGGTGATATGGGGAGATACTCTTATGTAGCGGTAGGTACCGAGACTGCCATGCATGAAACATTCGGATCTACCTGCCATGGTGCCGGCAGGATACTAAGCCGGGGTGCAGCCAAAAAAACTGCGTCCGGTGCCCAGCTTATAGATACCCTTAAGACTCAGGGGATAAGTATAAGGGTAGGAGATATTGGCAGTTTGGTGGAAGAAGCATCCGAGGCCTACAAAGATGTGGCTGATGTGGTGGAAGTGACTCACAAAGCTGGTATTGCCCGGAACATATTTAAAACCAGACCGTTGGGAGTAATAAAAGGATAA
- the ilvC gene encoding ketol-acid reductoisomerase: MAVIYYDKDCDLSLIEKKIIGIVGYGAQGHAHAQNLRDSGLKVIVACVEGGRGWKKATADGFEVMSVAEMAKKADIIMMLAPDTAQSKIYKDSVEQGLKPGKMLMFAHGFNIHYGQIVPPSFVDVTMIAPKCPGYMLRQVFTEGAGAPSLIAVEQDASGKAKEMALAYAKGIGSNRAGILETTFAEETETDLFGEQAVLCGGTTSLVKAGFETLVEAGYQPEVAYFECLHELKLIVDLMYQGGIAYMRDSISDTAKYGDFTRGPRVINEETYETMGEILGEIQDGSFAKEWILENQAGRPVYNSLRRMESEHLIEEVGAELRSMMSWLKKKK, from the coding sequence ATGGCTGTTATATATTACGATAAGGACTGTGACTTAAGCCTTATTGAAAAGAAAATTATCGGTATTGTCGGTTATGGTGCGCAGGGTCATGCCCACGCCCAAAACCTGCGTGATTCAGGTCTGAAGGTTATTGTGGCTTGTGTGGAAGGCGGACGCGGCTGGAAAAAGGCCACCGCTGACGGTTTCGAGGTGATGAGCGTAGCCGAAATGGCGAAAAAGGCTGACATTATTATGATGCTGGCCCCTGATACCGCTCAGTCCAAGATTTATAAAGACTCTGTTGAACAGGGACTGAAACCCGGCAAAATGCTGATGTTTGCCCATGGCTTCAATATTCATTACGGGCAGATAGTCCCCCCGTCTTTTGTAGACGTGACCATGATTGCCCCCAAATGCCCCGGCTATATGCTGAGACAGGTCTTCACCGAGGGTGCAGGCGCTCCTTCGCTGATTGCTGTTGAACAGGATGCCAGCGGCAAGGCCAAAGAAATGGCTCTGGCTTATGCCAAGGGCATCGGCTCTAACCGTGCCGGCATACTGGAAACCACTTTTGCCGAAGAAACCGAAACCGACCTTTTTGGTGAGCAGGCCGTTTTATGCGGCGGCACTACCTCTCTGGTCAAAGCCGGCTTTGAAACCCTGGTGGAAGCCGGATACCAGCCCGAAGTGGCTTATTTTGAATGTCTGCATGAGCTCAAGCTGATTGTAGACTTGATGTATCAGGGTGGTATTGCCTATATGCGTGATTCCATTTCTGACACCGCCAAATACGGTGACTTCACCCGCGGTCCCAGAGTTATCAACGAAGAAACCTATGAAACTATGGGTGAGATACTGGGCGAGATTCAGGACGGCAGCTTTGCCAAGGAATGGATACTGGAAAATCAGGCCGGACGCCCTGTTTATAACTCCCTACGCCGCATGGAGTCTGAGCACCTTATTGAAGAAGTGGGTGCCGAACTGCGCTCTATGATGAGCTGGCTGAAAAAGAAAAAGTAA
- the cimA gene encoding citramalate synthase translates to MQVKLYDTTLRDGSQREGISFTVADKLKIAQKLDELGIHYIEGGWPGSNPKDSEFFTQARSLKLKNAKMVAFGSTRRPKVKAEADATLKQLVEAGTEYVTLVGKSSARQVTQVLETTLEENLSMITDSIEYLRSKCIKVFLDAEHFFDGYKDNPEYSIQVLQAAEKAGAEGVVLCDTNGGSLPEEIAKAVEAVTKSVNICVGIHSHNDTEMAVANSIAALKAGASQIQGTINGFGERCGNANLCSIIPILKLKMSIDCITDSQLKLLTETSHYISELANLVSEPFLPYVGASAFSHKAGLHVSGLSKWSGSYQHIEPELVGNHQRLLVSELAGRSNIVQRAKAIGINLTPDSKEVKDLLQQVKRMESLGFQYENAEASFDLLVNRTQMGYAAPFELIDFMVVVEKQRRPSAMRSQDEMMAEGIVKVRVDGEVMHTVAEGNGPINALDAALRKGLCQFYPELSSVHLSDYKVRILEQTSGTDALVRVLIESTDGESTWHTVGASPNIIEASWLALSDSFEYWLITKKCKNCKKQ, encoded by the coding sequence GTGCAGGTAAAATTATACGATACTACTCTAAGAGACGGTTCTCAGCGTGAAGGAATTTCCTTTACGGTAGCGGACAAGCTTAAGATTGCCCAAAAACTGGATGAACTGGGTATACACTATATTGAGGGCGGCTGGCCGGGCTCAAACCCCAAAGACAGCGAGTTTTTTACTCAAGCACGGTCACTTAAACTGAAAAATGCCAAAATGGTTGCTTTTGGGTCTACCCGCCGCCCCAAAGTTAAAGCCGAAGCAGATGCAACTCTGAAGCAACTGGTTGAGGCAGGTACGGAATATGTTACATTAGTCGGTAAGAGTTCAGCCAGACAGGTGACCCAAGTGCTGGAAACCACTCTGGAAGAAAATCTGTCCATGATTACTGATTCCATTGAATACCTGCGTTCAAAATGCATAAAGGTATTTCTGGATGCTGAACACTTTTTTGACGGCTACAAAGACAACCCCGAATATTCCATACAGGTTTTGCAGGCGGCGGAAAAGGCCGGAGCTGAGGGCGTGGTGCTTTGCGATACCAATGGAGGCAGTCTGCCCGAAGAAATAGCCAAAGCCGTAGAAGCGGTAACCAAGTCGGTAAATATTTGCGTAGGTATTCACTCTCATAATGATACAGAAATGGCCGTAGCTAACAGCATAGCCGCTCTCAAAGCCGGTGCCAGCCAGATTCAGGGTACGATAAACGGTTTTGGCGAACGGTGCGGCAATGCTAATTTATGTTCCATCATACCTATCTTGAAGTTAAAAATGAGTATAGACTGCATAACCGACAGCCAACTGAAACTACTAACTGAAACTTCCCATTATATAAGCGAACTGGCAAATCTGGTTTCCGAACCGTTTTTGCCGTATGTGGGTGCCAGCGCCTTTTCCCACAAAGCAGGCCTGCATGTCAGCGGCCTCAGCAAATGGTCAGGCAGCTATCAGCATATAGAACCGGAACTGGTGGGTAACCATCAGCGTCTGCTGGTATCGGAACTTGCAGGCAGGTCAAATATTGTCCAAAGAGCAAAAGCTATTGGCATAAATCTGACGCCTGACTCAAAAGAAGTCAAAGACCTGCTTCAGCAGGTCAAGAGAATGGAAAGCCTGGGTTTTCAGTATGAAAATGCAGAGGCTTCTTTTGATTTGCTGGTAAACCGCACCCAAATGGGTTATGCAGCCCCGTTTGAGCTTATAGACTTCATGGTAGTAGTGGAAAAACAGCGCCGCCCCTCAGCTATGCGCAGCCAAGACGAAATGATGGCCGAAGGTATAGTAAAAGTGAGGGTAGACGGCGAAGTTATGCATACGGTAGCCGAAGGCAATGGCCCCATAAACGCACTTGATGCTGCTTTGCGTAAGGGTCTTTGCCAGTTTTACCCTGAGCTTTCTTCCGTCCATCTTTCAGACTACAAGGTGCGTATACTGGAGCAGACCAGCGGTACAGATGCTTTGGTGAGGGTGCTGATTGAATCTACTGATGGTGAAAGTACCTGGCATACGGTAGGTGCCAGCCCAAATATCATCGAAGCCAGCTGGCTAGCTTTGTCAGACAGCTTTGAATACTGGCTGATTACCAAGAAATGTAAAAACTGCAAGAAACAGTAA
- a CDS encoding 2-isopropylmalate synthase: MDKIKIFDTTLRDGEQAAGASLNAQEKLEIARQLEKLGVDIIEAGFPITSPGDFEAVKLIAQEVRTPVICGLARAIPADIDRAWEALKEAAHPRIHVFISSSEIHMVHQIKKSREEVMELARTMVARAKSYTDDIEFSPMDASRSDPEFLYKLLEAVIDAGATTLNIPDTVGYAIPSEFGELIKGIRQNVPNINKAVISVHCHDDLGMGTANSLAAVKNGARQVECTLNGIGERAGNAALEEVVMALRTRSDYFNFETSINTQEIYRSSRLVSALTGFAIQPNKAVVGENAFRHQSGIHQDGVIKMAKTFEIMDPKEVGIQASSLVLGKLSGRHAFKQHLTELGFDLNEEDFDRAFKAFKDLADKKKDVTDRDIEALVAEELRTTVELYHLDRIQVTSGDRGIPTAAVRLTTPNGGAVEDAALGSGPVDAVYKAINRIVNVPNKLTEFSVKSVTAGIDALGEVLIRIESDGVTYTGRGSDTDIIVASAKAYMNALNRLLRVKNAS, translated from the coding sequence ATGGACAAAATAAAAATTTTTGATACCACCCTCAGAGATGGAGAACAGGCTGCCGGTGCGTCTTTGAATGCACAGGAAAAACTGGAGATAGCCCGGCAGCTGGAAAAACTGGGGGTGGATATCATTGAAGCAGGTTTTCCCATCACCTCTCCCGGTGATTTTGAAGCGGTAAAGCTGATAGCCCAGGAAGTGCGCACCCCTGTCATCTGCGGTCTGGCCAGAGCTATACCGGCTGATATTGACCGTGCCTGGGAGGCTTTGAAAGAAGCTGCCCACCCCCGAATTCATGTGTTTATTTCTTCGTCTGAAATACACATGGTTCACCAGATAAAAAAGAGCCGTGAAGAAGTAATGGAGCTGGCGCGTACTATGGTTGCCAGAGCCAAAAGCTATACTGATGATATAGAGTTTTCACCTATGGATGCCAGCCGTTCTGACCCGGAGTTTCTTTATAAACTGCTGGAAGCAGTTATAGATGCCGGGGCTACCACCCTGAATATACCTGATACTGTGGGTTACGCTATCCCCAGTGAGTTCGGCGAACTCATAAAGGGTATCCGCCAGAATGTACCTAATATAAACAAAGCGGTAATAAGCGTACACTGCCACGATGATTTGGGCATGGGTACAGCCAATTCGCTGGCTGCGGTTAAAAACGGTGCCAGACAGGTGGAATGCACCCTGAACGGCATAGGCGAACGTGCCGGCAATGCCGCACTGGAAGAAGTGGTGATGGCACTGCGCACCCGAAGTGACTATTTCAACTTTGAAACGAGTATAAACACCCAGGAAATATACCGCAGCAGCCGCCTGGTCAGCGCTCTGACCGGTTTTGCTATCCAGCCCAACAAGGCTGTGGTGGGTGAAAATGCTTTCCGCCACCAGTCAGGTATCCACCAGGACGGCGTTATTAAAATGGCTAAAACTTTTGAGATTATGGACCCCAAAGAAGTGGGTATTCAGGCTTCCAGTCTGGTGCTGGGCAAACTTTCCGGCCGCCATGCCTTTAAACAGCACCTGACAGAGCTGGGTTTTGACCTCAACGAAGAAGATTTTGACCGCGCATTCAAAGCCTTTAAAGATTTGGCCGATAAAAAGAAGGACGTAACCGACCGTGACATAGAAGCCCTGGTTGCCGAAGAACTGCGGACTACAGTTGAGCTTTATCATCTGGACCGGATACAGGTTACCTCCGGAGACCGAGGCATACCCACTGCTGCCGTCAGACTAACCACCCCGAACGGCGGGGCAGTTGAAGATGCCGCTTTGGGCAGCGGGCCGGTAGATGCTGTTTACAAGGCCATAAACCGAATAGTAAATGTACCTAACAAACTGACTGAGTTTTCGGTCAAGTCTGTTACGGCCGGCATTGATGCACTGGGTGAAGTGCTTATCCGTATTGAGAGTGACGGGGTAACATATACCGGACGCGGATCAGATACGGATATAATAGTAGCCAGTGCCAAGGCTTATATGAACGCTTTAAACCGTTTGCTCAGGGTCAAGAACGCATCTTAA
- the leuD gene encoding 3-isopropylmalate dehydratase small subunit, whose translation MLKGFVHKYGENVDTDAIIPARYLNVSEPKALAEHCMEDIDLDFVKKVKPGDFIVATTNFGCGSSREHAPISIKASGVSAVIASSFARIFFRNAINIGLPLLESAEAAEKINSGDELEIDLESGVIKDLTTGESFAAKPYPEFMSRLIKAGGLIEYTREKLCGRGV comes from the coding sequence ATGTTAAAAGGATTTGTACATAAATACGGTGAAAATGTTGATACGGATGCCATTATTCCTGCCCGTTATTTAAACGTATCTGAACCCAAGGCATTGGCCGAACACTGTATGGAAGATATAGATTTGGACTTTGTAAAAAAGGTTAAGCCGGGTGATTTTATCGTAGCCACCACCAATTTCGGCTGCGGTTCGTCACGTGAGCATGCTCCTATTTCCATAAAAGCTTCGGGGGTTTCGGCGGTTATAGCCTCCAGTTTTGCCCGTATATTTTTCCGCAACGCTATAAACATAGGCCTGCCATTGCTTGAAAGTGCGGAAGCAGCCGAAAAAATAAACAGTGGCGATGAACTGGAAATAGATTTGGAAAGCGGCGTTATCAAAGACCTGACTACAGGTGAAAGCTTTGCCGCCAAACCCTATCCTGAGTTTATGTCCCGCCTTATAAAGGCCGGCGGTCTTATAGAATATACCCGTGAAAAACTTTGCGGAAGAGGTGTTTAG
- a CDS encoding SagB/ThcOx family dehydrogenase translates to MTDIIKLALPAVRGKMTLEEAINKRRSVRSFSSRGLTMEMLSQLLWASNGITDIVDKLRSTPSAGAIYPLDLYIIVGNKGIEALEAGVYRYNPERHGIHLQVNGDFRKQLAEGCFKQNFVADAPFSLVICYRPEELIKRYGTCADKYAYFEVGHVAQNFSLECVALGLGSVVIGAFAEEIICKSMNLSGHPKPLYIIAAGFPAAK, encoded by the coding sequence ATGACTGATATTATAAAATTAGCCCTGCCCGCTGTGCGGGGGAAAATGACACTTGAAGAGGCTATAAACAAACGGCGTTCGGTAAGATCCTTTTCAAGCCGCGGGCTGACTATGGAGATGTTATCCCAATTATTATGGGCGTCAAACGGCATTACCGATATCGTAGATAAATTGCGTTCTACTCCCAGTGCCGGGGCAATTTATCCGCTGGACCTTTATATCATCGTTGGGAACAAAGGAATAGAAGCTTTGGAAGCCGGTGTATACCGGTATAACCCTGAGCGGCACGGTATTCATCTGCAAGTGAATGGTGATTTCCGCAAGCAACTGGCAGAGGGGTGTTTTAAGCAGAATTTTGTGGCAGATGCACCCTTTTCACTGGTTATCTGTTATCGGCCGGAAGAGCTTATAAAAAGATATGGCACCTGTGCTGATAAGTATGCCTATTTTGAAGTGGGACATGTGGCTCAAAACTTTAGTTTGGAATGTGTGGCTTTGGGTTTAGGAAGTGTAGTAATAGGTGCTTTTGCCGAAGAAATTATATGCAAATCTATGAATCTAAGCGGGCACCCCAAACCCCTGTATATAATTGCGGCGGGTTTCCCCGCCGCCAAATAA
- a CDS encoding MgtC/SapB family protein codes for MPIEVEMLFRILLAVVLGGAIGYERERSGKAAGLRTNTLICVGSCLITLVSIYGFSETDISRIAAGIVTGVGFLGAGAILRQSEGHVEGLTTAATIWAVAGIGLAVGAGMYFLSAVSTGVILLILLIDRVKFR; via the coding sequence ATGCCGATAGAAGTGGAAATGCTGTTTCGCATTCTGCTGGCCGTGGTACTGGGCGGTGCTATTGGTTATGAACGGGAACGCTCGGGCAAGGCAGCCGGGCTGCGCACCAATACTCTTATCTGCGTGGGTTCCTGCCTGATAACGCTGGTATCTATATATGGTTTTTCAGAAACGGATATCAGCCGGATAGCTGCCGGGATAGTTACCGGGGTGGGCTTTCTGGGAGCGGGGGCTATACTCCGCCAGTCAGAGGGACATGTTGAGGGGTTAACCACTGCCGCCACTATCTGGGCTGTTGCCGGCATAGGATTGGCGGTGGGTGCAGGTATGTACTTTTTATCCGCCGTCAGTACCGGTGTGATACTGCTTATATTACTTATTGACCGGGTAAAATTCCGTTAG
- the leuC gene encoding 3-isopropylmalate dehydratase large subunit → MMNLVEKILAAHSGKTQVSPGDFINAKVDLVLANDITAPIAVKEFKKIGVSKVFDPNKIVFVPDHFVPNKDIASAEQVKMVREFAREQGILFFECGKMGVEHVILHEQGLVLPGDIVVGADSHTCTYGALGAFTTGMGSTDIAAAMATGEVWMKVPLTIKFNYSGKLPKWIGGKDLILYTIGQIGVDGALYSAMYFCGEAIDALSMENRFTMSNMAIEAGGKAGLFRVDEKTLEYVTPRAKRQYTVYDNDADASYAKTYNFDISKLEPQVSLPHSPANARPISQIGKIKVDQVIIGSCTNGRLEDLAISAKLLEGNKVNPDLRTIVIPGSQQVYLDALKAGYIETFINAGVAVSTPTCGPCLGGHMGILAAGERCLATTNRNFVGRMGSPKSEVYLAGPAVATATAIKGYIAHPDEI, encoded by the coding sequence ATGATGAACTTAGTTGAAAAAATACTGGCCGCCCACAGCGGTAAAACACAGGTCAGCCCGGGTGATTTTATAAATGCCAAGGTAGACCTGGTACTGGCTAATGACATTACCGCACCTATAGCCGTTAAAGAATTTAAAAAGATTGGGGTCAGCAAGGTGTTTGATCCCAATAAGATAGTTTTTGTGCCTGACCATTTTGTACCCAACAAAGACATTGCATCTGCCGAACAGGTAAAAATGGTGCGTGAATTTGCCCGTGAGCAGGGGATACTCTTTTTCGAATGCGGCAAAATGGGCGTTGAGCACGTAATCCTGCACGAGCAGGGTCTGGTACTGCCGGGGGATATTGTGGTAGGCGCTGATTCGCACACCTGCACTTACGGGGCACTTGGCGCTTTTACTACCGGCATGGGCTCAACAGATATAGCCGCCGCCATGGCAACCGGTGAGGTTTGGATGAAAGTCCCCCTCACCATTAAATTTAACTATTCGGGCAAGCTGCCTAAATGGATTGGCGGCAAAGACCTGATTTTGTACACCATAGGGCAAATAGGGGTAGACGGGGCTTTGTACTCTGCCATGTATTTCTGCGGAGAGGCTATTGATGCCCTATCCATGGAAAACCGCTTTACCATGTCAAATATGGCCATAGAGGCTGGCGGCAAGGCAGGACTTTTCAGGGTTGACGAAAAAACCCTGGAATATGTAACCCCCAGAGCCAAACGCCAGTACACGGTTTATGATAATGATGCTGATGCATCTTATGCCAAAACATATAATTTTGATATTTCCAAACTTGAGCCGCAGGTATCACTGCCGCATTCACCGGCAAATGCCCGTCCCATCAGCCAGATTGGTAAAATAAAGGTTGACCAGGTTATCATCGGCTCATGCACTAACGGCAGGCTGGAAGACTTGGCCATATCTGCCAAGTTACTTGAAGGGAATAAAGTTAACCCTGATTTGCGGACTATTGTTATACCCGGTTCGCAGCAGGTCTATCTGGACGCCCTGAAGGCCGGCTATATTGAAACCTTTATCAATGCCGGGGTTGCGGTTTCCACTCCCACCTGCGGTCCTTGCCTCGGCGGGCATATGGGTATTTTGGCCGCCGGTGAACGCTGTCTGGCAACCACTAACCGCAATTTTGTAGGGCGTATGGGCAGCCCCAAGAGCGAAGTATATCTGGCCGGGCCGGCAGTTGCCACCGCTACTGCCATCAAGGGGTACATTGCCCATCCCGATGAAATTTAA